The Pseudolabrys sp. FHR47 genome contains a region encoding:
- a CDS encoding potassium transporter Kup, with amino-acid sequence MTAPATGETKAPGFYALALGSVGVVYGDIGTSPLYAFREAALAASNERGVTPDIVLGVLSLIVWALIFTVTLKYVLLLLRADNNGEGGTLSLMALATRAVGRRTPFILILGVIGAAMFLGDSVITPAISVLSAVEGLKLANPAFSHYVAPLAVLILIALFAVQSRGTAKVAAFFGPIMVIWFVSIAIAGALHIFDDPHVLMALNPVYAVSFMLSHGHIGLITLGAVFLVVTGGEALYADLGHFGRKPIQLAWLGLVLPALLINYFGQGALVLANPAAIENPFYLLVPQGLLLPMIVMATAATVIASQAVITGAYSLVHQAIQLGLLPRLTILHTSASQVGQIYIPRVTFALLVGVLLLVGLFRSSGSLAAAYGIAVATTMVVDSLLGFFVFWKLWRLKVWQAALLVAPFVVIDSVFFSANLLKVTEGAWLPLLFGATVVMIILTWRRGTGILLNKTRRAEVPIDTLLRNLEKRPPHMVQGTAVFLTSDPDFAPTALLHNLKHNKVLHEHNVILTIVTGDTPRVPDTERVQFTPLSEHFARVTLKFGYMDTPNVPKALAIARKHGWQFDIMSTSFFLSRRTLRPSAQSGMPTWQDHLFIALARSASDATDFFQIPTGRVVEVGTQVTV; translated from the coding sequence GTGACGGCCCCGGCCACTGGCGAGACCAAGGCACCGGGCTTCTATGCGCTCGCTCTTGGCAGCGTCGGCGTCGTCTACGGCGACATCGGTACCAGCCCGCTTTACGCATTCCGCGAGGCCGCCCTGGCGGCCAGCAACGAGCGCGGCGTCACCCCGGATATCGTGCTCGGCGTGCTGTCGCTCATCGTCTGGGCGCTGATCTTCACCGTGACGCTCAAATACGTGCTGCTGCTGCTGCGCGCCGACAATAATGGCGAGGGCGGCACTTTGTCGCTGATGGCGCTGGCCACGCGCGCGGTCGGCCGCCGCACTCCGTTCATCCTGATACTCGGCGTGATCGGCGCGGCCATGTTCCTCGGCGATTCAGTGATCACGCCGGCGATCTCGGTATTGTCCGCGGTCGAAGGCCTGAAGCTCGCCAACCCTGCGTTCAGTCATTACGTCGCGCCACTCGCCGTTCTCATCCTGATTGCGCTGTTCGCGGTGCAGTCACGCGGCACGGCCAAGGTCGCGGCATTCTTCGGACCGATCATGGTCATCTGGTTCGTGTCGATCGCGATCGCCGGCGCGCTGCACATTTTTGACGATCCGCATGTCCTGATGGCGTTGAATCCGGTCTATGCGGTTTCGTTTATGCTCAGTCACGGCCATATCGGTCTGATTACCTTGGGTGCCGTGTTTCTGGTGGTGACCGGTGGCGAAGCACTCTACGCCGACCTTGGGCATTTTGGCCGCAAGCCGATCCAGTTGGCTTGGCTCGGTCTCGTACTCCCGGCATTGCTGATCAATTATTTCGGGCAAGGCGCCCTCGTGCTCGCCAATCCGGCGGCCATTGAAAATCCCTTTTATCTTCTGGTGCCGCAGGGCCTGTTGTTGCCGATGATCGTGATGGCGACAGCCGCCACCGTCATCGCCAGCCAGGCGGTGATCACCGGTGCCTATTCGCTGGTCCATCAGGCAATCCAGCTCGGCCTGTTGCCGCGCCTGACCATCCTGCACACGTCGGCATCGCAGGTCGGGCAAATCTACATTCCGCGTGTGACCTTTGCCCTGCTGGTCGGAGTTCTGCTGCTGGTCGGTCTGTTCAGGTCGTCAGGCTCGCTCGCCGCGGCTTACGGTATTGCGGTGGCGACGACGATGGTGGTCGACTCGCTCCTCGGCTTCTTCGTGTTCTGGAAGCTTTGGCGGCTGAAGGTGTGGCAGGCGGCGCTTCTGGTCGCGCCGTTTGTTGTCATCGACTCAGTGTTCTTCTCGGCCAATTTGCTCAAGGTGACGGAAGGCGCCTGGCTGCCGCTCCTGTTCGGCGCGACGGTGGTGATGATCATTCTCACCTGGCGGCGTGGCACAGGCATATTGCTCAACAAGACGCGGCGCGCCGAAGTGCCGATCGATACGCTTCTGCGCAATCTCGAGAAGCGGCCGCCGCATATGGTGCAAGGCACCGCCGTATTCCTGACCAGTGATCCGGATTTCGCCCCGACCGCGCTGTTGCACAATCTCAAGCACAACAAGGTGCTGCACGAGCACAACGTCATCCTCACGATCGTTACCGGCGATACGCCGCGCGTTCCGGATACCGAGCGCGTACAGTTCACGCCGCTGTCGGAGCACTTCGCACGGGTAACACTGAAGTTCGGCTACATGGATACGCCAAACGTGCCGAAGGCGCTGGCGATCGCACGCAAGCACGGCTGGCAGTTCGACATCATGTCCACGTCGTTCTTCCTGTCGCGGCGCACGCTGCGGCCGTCGGCGCAGTCTGGAATGCCGACCTGGCAGGATCATCTATTCATCGCGTTGGCGCGCTCGGCGAGCGATGCCACTGACTTCTTCCAGATTCCGACCGGCCGCGTCGTCGAAGTCGGCACCCAGGTGACAGTCTGA